Proteins found in one Sorghum bicolor cultivar BTx623 chromosome 1, Sorghum_bicolor_NCBIv3, whole genome shotgun sequence genomic segment:
- the LOC8084560 gene encoding uncharacterized protein At1g04910: MAKHKASPPAAVRRRIGGAGASAIRWALRVATSIVAWTLLLHLFTFLGIPRPPLPIARPSCLGGGRSSNSTAADSVVEAGHLAPPALPLPPRRLYKSNGYLLVSCNGGLNQMRAAICDMVTVARYLNLTMVIPELDKQSFWADPSDFGDIFDVNHFIDSLRNEVKIVKELPQKFSEKVPLSMQPISWSSEKYYLRQILPLVRKHKVVRFSKTDSRLANNGLPLKLQKLRCHVNYNALRFTPSIEALGNKMISTLRRTGSFIVLHLRYEMDMLAFSGCTHGCSDEETEELTRMRYAYPWWKEKEIDSEKKRLEGLCPLTPGETTFVLKALGFPRDTRIYIASGEIYGGEKRLAVLKKEFPNIVRKETLLSDDELRPFQKHSTQMAALDYLVSVASDVFIPSNDGNMAKVVEGHRRFTGFHRTIQLDRKKLVELIDLFEDQELTWEEFSVAVKELHGGRMSQPTRRRIIPGQPKEEDYFYANPHECLGPAKKRRDRLKHMEI; encoded by the exons ATGGCCAAGCACAAGGCCTCGCCTCCGGCCGCGGTCCGCCGTCGCATCGGCGGCGCCGGGGCGTCCGCCATCCGGTGGGCGCTGCGCGTCGCGACCAGCATCGTGGCCTGGACGCTGCTCCTCCACCTCTTCACCTTCCTCGGCATCCCCCGCCCGCCGTTGCCCATCGCGCGGCCGTCCTGCCTGGGCGGCGGCCGCAGCAGCAACTCCACCGCCGCCGACTCCGTGGTTGAGGCCGGGCACCTGGCGCCCCcggctctgcctctgcctcccaGAC GGCTTTACAAGAGTAATGGCTACCTTCTAGTTTCATGCAATGGTGGTCTGAACCAAATGCGAGCAGCG ATATGCGACATGGTGACTGTAGCACGCTACTTGAATCTCACCATGGTGATACCTGAACTTGATAAGCAATCCTTCTGGGCTGATCCTAG TGATTTTGGGGATATTTTTGATGTAAATCATTTCATTGATTCATTGAGAAATGAAGTGAAGATTGTCAAAGAACTCCCACAGAAGTTCAGTGAAAAAGTTCCTCTGTCAATGCAACCAATCAGCTGGTCTAGTGAGAAATACTATTTGAGGCAG ATCTTGCCTCTAGTACGAAAACACAAGGTTGTACGTTTTAGCAAGACAGATTCTCGTCTTGCAAACAATGGCCTGCCTCTGAAGCTCCAAAAACTTCGCTGCCATGTTAACTACAACGCATTGAGGTTTACACCATCCATTGAGGCTCTAGGAAACAAGATGATCTCAACTCTCAGGAGAACTGGATCTTTTATTGTGCTTCATCTGAGATATGAGATGGATATGCTTGCTTTCTCTGGCTGTACACATGGATGTTCTGATGAAGAAACAGAAGAGTTGACAAGAATGAG ATATGCATATCCCTGgtggaaagaaaaggaaatagACTCTGAGAAGAAAAGACTTGAGGGATTGTGCCCCCTTACTCCTGGAGAAACAACTTTTGTACTCAAAGCTCTTGGTTTCCCCAGAGACACTCGAATATATATTGCATCAGGTGAAATATATGGTGGTGAAAAAAGATTAGCTGTATTGAAGAAAGAATTTCCTAACATT GTGCGGAAGGAGACACTTTTATCTGATGATGAGTTGCGACCCTTTCAGAAGCACTCAACTCAAATGGCAGCACTGGACTATCTTGTTTCTGTCGCAAGTGATGTTTTTATCCCCAGTAATGATGGAAACATGGCTAAAGTTGTAGAAGGACACCGCAG GTTTACAGGCTTCCACAGAACCATACAGTTGGATAGGAAGAAGCTAGTTGAGCTTATAGATCTTTTCGAAGATCAGGAGCTGACCTGGGAAGAATTCTCTGTTGCTGTCAAGGAGCTCCACGGGGGCCGAATGAGCCAGCCCACCAGAAGGAGAATTATCCCTGGACAACCAAAGGAAGAGGACTACTTTTATGCTAATCCTCATGAATGCCTTGGTCCTGCAAAAAAGCGAAGGGATAGATTAAAACATATGGAGATTTGA